ATGGCGCGGGGCGTGGCGCTGTCGCGTTGGTCAATATGCGAGGCGGGATCGAATTCGCCGTCGTCACGCACGAGGGTCGCGATATCGCGATCGATACGGAAATCGTTGATGCCCGCATTGCGCATCCAGCGATTGACCGCAGCCGGCCCCCCTATCGCGGCCAGCAAGGCGTCCGTCGCAGGGTTGGAACTGCGCGTAATCATCAGATCGATCAACTGGCTGGCAGACATATAGGTGCTTTTCCGCACCGGTGCGATTGCGCTGGAAAATCGCGGCGATGCCACCGCCACGAGCAAGGGAAACTCGCTCGACAGGCTCCATTTGCCCTTGTCCACGCCATCCAGAAAGGTTGCGGCAATCGCAACCTTGCTGGTGCTCGCCATGGGAAAGCGTTGGTCGCCAAGAATGGCGATTTCCCGCCCGCTCGACAGATCGACTGCGGCAACCCCAATGCGCCCTTTCGAGCCATCGGCGTAGCGCGCGACCTGTGCTTCCAGAGGATTGGCGTATTTTTGCTGGAAATCGCGAGGAGCGCGAAGCTCCGTCCCCAGAACCGCGTCGAAATTCGACGTATAATCCTGCGCGCTCGCCTGCATGGGCTGGGAGACCATCAGGCCTAGCCCCAGTGCCATGACAACGCGCCTCACTGCCCTGTGCATCATTGTATAATCTTACCCGTCCGTCCTGAACGTAAACATAACGGATTTGCTCACACGCGGAAACAGTATGGGCGATGAA
This genomic window from Caenibius tardaugens NBRC 16725 contains:
- the bla gene encoding class A beta-lactamase, whose product is MALGLGLMVSQPMQASAQDYTSNFDAVLGTELRAPRDFQQKYANPLEAQVARYADGSKGRIGVAAVDLSSGREIAILGDQRFPMASTSKVAIAATFLDGVDKGKWSLSSEFPLLVAVASPRFSSAIAPVRKSTYMSASQLIDLMITRSSNPATDALLAAIGGPAAVNRWMRNAGINDFRIDRDIATLVRDDGEFDPASHIDQRDSATPRAMVQLLSGLHQGRWLSASSRRVIMSAMERCVTGKRRIPALLPVGVQVAHKTGSLNNTSSDIGIISGPDGRTYAVAIYVTGQGTRLAREERIAQIARAIYDGYSTNPANDSKSWVNARY